The Camelina sativa cultivar DH55 chromosome 14, Cs, whole genome shotgun sequence genome includes a window with the following:
- the LOC104743463 gene encoding uncharacterized protein LOC104743463, translated as MAANDTTSRSSTDQYDNPYFLHSSDHASMVLVYDRLSTGSEFHSWRRYVRMALNVRNKLGFIDSTIPKPPEGHRDFGSWSRCNDMVSTWLMNSVSKKIGHSILFIPTAEGVWKNIISRFKQDDAPRIFEIEQRLSIIQQGSMDISAYYTELVTLWEEYCNYIELPVCTCGRYECNASELWEKLQQRSRVTKFLMGLNESYAPSRRHILMMKPIPSLEEVFHMASHAGTSTEEVSYNPYGGQYDNGAYAAVQNNFRPRSSRPLCTHCGMTGHVVQKCFKLHGYPPGYIPGYKSTYQSSQRPQGFPTQSFQPRGQFPPKQQSHAIANVTVGSSSPMESMPYLPPPVSSIVNLDVSQITPEQAQSLIQQLSVRTKASETLAPSSFAASITAHGIMAPKSSSGTLVFPDIFSSTSLRFEHNSLTFQHQCLSSLSTKLPHGSWIIDTGATSHVCSDLAMFNEVLDVS; from the exons ATGGCTGCGAACGATACTACTTCGCGTTCTTCTACTGATCAGTACGATAATCCCTATTTCCTTCATAGCTCGGATCATGCGAGTATGGTTTTAGTATATGATAGATTGAGTACTGGTTCTGAGTTTCATTCATGGCGTAGATATGTGCGTATGGCACTTAATGTGCGTAACAAATTGGGTTTTATTGATAGCACAATCCCAAAACCTCCTGAAGGTCACCGTGATTTCGGTTCTTGGTCGCGTTGTAACGACATGGTGTCAACTTGGTTGATGAACTCTGTATCCAAGAAGATTGGTCATAGTATCTTGTTCATTCCCACTGCAGAAGGTGTATGGAAGAACATTATTTCACGCTTTAAGCAAGACGATGCTCCTCGCATCTTTGAGATTGAGCAACGGTTGAGTATCATTCAACAGGGGTCCATGGATATCAGTGCTTACTACACTGAGCTTGTTACTCTCTGGGAGGAGTATTGCAACTATATTGAGCTTCCTGTCTGTACTTGTGGGAGATACGAATGTAATGCATCTGAGTTATGGGAGAAGTTACAGCAGAGAAGCCGTGTTACGAAGTTTTTGATGGGTCTGAATGAGTCTTATGCTCCTTCTCGTCGTCATATCCTAATGATGAAACCGATTCCATCTCTTGAAGAAGTGTTTCACATG GCTTCTCATGCTGGTACCTCTACAGAGGAAGTCTCTTATAACCCCTATGGTGGTCAGTATGACAATGGTGCTTATGCTGCGGTTCAGAATAATTTTCGACCAAGGTCTTCGAGACCATTATGTACTCATTGTGGCATGACAGGTCATGTTGTCCAGAAGTGTTTTAAACTTCATGGTTATCCTCCAGGCTATATTCCTGGCTATAAGAGTACTTATCAGTCGTCACAGCGACCACAAGGATTTCCTACTCAGTCATTTCAACCAAGAGGACAGTTTCCTCCTAAACAACAATCTCATGCTATTGCCAATGTTACTGTTGGATCTTCGTCTCCTATGGAGAGTATGCCATATTTGCCTCCACCTGTCTCGAGTATTGTTAATCTTGATGTCAGTCAGATCACTCCGGAACAGGCTCAATCCTTGATTCAACAACTCTCTGTTCGTACTAAGGCTTCAGAGACTCTGGCCCCTTCCTCATTTGCTGCGTCTATTACTGCACATGGTATTATGGCACCAAAATCGTCTTCGGGTACACTTGTTTTTCctgatattttttcttctacttctcttcGCTTTGAACATAATTCTCTCACTTTTCAACATCAATGTTTATCTTCTCTTTCTACTAAACTTCCTCATGGTAGTTGGATAATAGACACTGGAGCTACTAGTCATGTTTGTTCTGATCTTGCCATGTTCAATGAGGTTCTGGATGTTTCATGA